The genome window ACCCCCTGGTGAGCCGCTGGGGAGCGGCACCCATGGACGGGAGAAGCACCATGTCCTCCACCATCCGCCGGGCCGGACTGCTGGCGGCCTCCGGAGCCGCGGTCCTGGCCTTCGCCACCGCCTGCGGGTCGAGCGGCAGCACCGCGAGCGCGCCCGCGAGCCCGTCGCCGACCAACTCGGCGCCGGCCACCCCGATGCCGAGCGAGCCGAGCAACGCCACCGTCAAGGTGGCGAGCAACGGCACGCTGGGCCAGATCGTCACCGACGGCAACGGCTTCACGCTGTACCGCTTCGACAGTGACACCAACAGCCCGCCCACCTCGAACTGCACCGGCAGCTGCGCCGCCACCTGGCCCGCCGCGACCGTCACCGGCCAGCCCAGCGGCAGCGGCGTGTCCGGCACCCTGGGCACCATCACCCGCGCCGACGGCAGCAAGCAGCTCACCCTGAACGGCTGGCCGCTCTACCGCTACTCCGGCGACAGCAAGGCCGGGCAGACCAACGGCCAGGGCATCGGCGGCACCTGGTGGGCCGCCACCCCGTCCGGCGGCCGGGCGATGGCGGCGAGCACCTCGCCGACCGCCCCGCCGAGCAGCGGCTACTGATGGCCGAGTGGTGGGCGCTGACGGGTGATCAGGAGTTGTCGAGGTGACGCGGTGGTGCTCCAGGATGGCCTTGTGACCGACGAACGCCGCGAAGCCCCCGGGGCCGGCACGGACGAGGAGCTGATGCGCGCCCTCTACCGGGAGCACGCCGGCCCGCTGCTCGGCTTCGTCATGCACCTGGTCGACGGCGACCGGCAGCGCGCCGAGGACGTGGTGCAGGAGACCCTGCTGCGGGCCTGGCGACACGCCGACCAGCTGACCGGGGAGCAGCACGCCTCGCTGCGGCCGTGGCTGGTCACGGTGGCCCGGCGGATCGTCATCGACAACCACCGGCGCAGCCTGGCCCGCCCGCCGGAGACCGACCCCGGCCCGCTGGAACTGCTGCCCGCCGAGGACGAGCTGGACCGGGCGCTGCGGATGATGGCGATCACCGACGCGCTCGGCGCGCTCACCCAGCCGCACCGCGAGGTGATCGTCGAGACCTACCTGCGGGGCCGTTCGGTCCCGGAGGCCGCGGCCGTGCTGGGCGTCCCGGAAGGTACCGTGAAGTCGCGGGTCTTCTACGCCCTGCGCTCGCTGCGACTCGCGCTGGAGGAACGAGGGGTGACGTCGTGACCGCGTCGGCAGAACGGGACTCGCAGGGGGAGCGGGGGGAGCCGCACCTGGAGGTCGGGGCGTACGTCCTCGGCCTGCTGGACCCGGCCGACCGGGCCGCCTTCGAGGCCCACCTGGCCGACTGCCCGAGCTGCCGGGCCGAGGTCGGGCAGCTCGGCGGGCTGGCGCCGCTGCTCGCCGAGTACGCGGCCGCCGGCGCCGAACCGGTGCAGCCGAGCCCCCGGCTGCTGGACGGCCTGCTGGCCGAGGTGGCCACTGCTCGGCGCCGGCGGAAGGTGCGGCGGCGCTGGCTGGCGGCGGTCGCGGCGGTGCTGGTGCTGGGCGGGCCGGCGATCACGGCGGCGGTGCTGGACACGCCGGCGGGCAGCAGCGCGCCGGCGGCCGTGGCGACCGCCGCCGCCACCGGCCCGGACGGCGCGCACGCCACGGTCGGGGTGGCGCCCGCCGCCTGGGGCAGCACGGTGACCCTCACCCTCGGCGGCGTGTCCGGCCCGCGCACCTGCGACCTGGTCGCCGTCTCCACCCAGGGCACCCGCCAGACGGTCACCAGCTGGGCCGTCCCGGCGAGCGGCTACGGCGCCCTGCCCGTCCTGCACACGACCGGCGGCACCGGGTTCGCCCCGGCCGCGCTGGACCACTTCGAGGTGCGGGATCTGAGCACCGGTCAGCTGCTGGTGTCGGTGGCCGCGCCGGCGCGCTGAGGCACCGTCACGCGCCGGAGAACTGTCAGTGGTCGCTGAGATGATCGCCGAATGCCCACCGAACTGAGCACCGCCATC of Kitasatospora viridis contains these proteins:
- a CDS encoding COG4315 family predicted lipoprotein, with amino-acid sequence MSSTIRRAGLLAASGAAVLAFATACGSSGSTASAPASPSPTNSAPATPMPSEPSNATVKVASNGTLGQIVTDGNGFTLYRFDSDTNSPPTSNCTGSCAATWPAATVTGQPSGSGVSGTLGTITRADGSKQLTLNGWPLYRYSGDSKAGQTNGQGIGGTWWAATPSGGRAMAASTSPTAPPSSGY
- a CDS encoding zf-HC2 domain-containing protein, whose product is MTASAERDSQGERGEPHLEVGAYVLGLLDPADRAAFEAHLADCPSCRAEVGQLGGLAPLLAEYAAAGAEPVQPSPRLLDGLLAEVATARRRRKVRRRWLAAVAAVLVLGGPAITAAVLDTPAGSSAPAAVATAAATGPDGAHATVGVAPAAWGSTVTLTLGGVSGPRTCDLVAVSTQGTRQTVTSWAVPASGYGALPVLHTTGGTGFAPAALDHFEVRDLSTGQLLVSVAAPAR
- a CDS encoding sigma-70 family RNA polymerase sigma factor gives rise to the protein MTDERREAPGAGTDEELMRALYREHAGPLLGFVMHLVDGDRQRAEDVVQETLLRAWRHADQLTGEQHASLRPWLVTVARRIVIDNHRRSLARPPETDPGPLELLPAEDELDRALRMMAITDALGALTQPHREVIVETYLRGRSVPEAAAVLGVPEGTVKSRVFYALRSLRLALEERGVTS